TGTTACTGTCTTAACTGGACTGCAGTGATATCAAATTAGAGTTCAGGATACTTTGACTAACCTTGCAGGCTAATAAAAGGAGACTACAGCCAGCCATGAATAATAGACACGTTCTTCTCATTGTTTACTTGTTTGTATCACAGGTGACAGATTATCCAATTGGCTCTACTAGCACGAAAGTTATTTAACAAGCTGACGGGAAAAGAAGCTCTTTGTACATGATGTGCCAAATAAAGTGACATCTAATTAACTTGGTCATAAAATATTCACAACTGTAGGATGACAGAGTACCTAAATGGTAGGTTCACCCCAACAATGGATTTTGGTACAACTCTGTCTCTTTCGtgtcattaacacacacacacacacacacgcacacgtacacgtacacgtacacttccacgcacacgcgcgcccgcgcgaagaaaaataaaatattgcctGCTTATTAAAGAAGATCAAATCACTGAAAGGAGTGAAACGTTTGTTCTGGTCGCTCTCTAGCGGCAATATATAGAGCAGCACGAATTCACAATGGATCGCTCGtggcaaaaagcaaaacatggaAAGCCGTTTGAGCTTTGTTCAATATCAAGCTTAAAATACATTAACTAGTCCGCTCTTTGACCTCATTAGTAAGACCGTTTACTGCACTGGTAGAAACATGTCTGTATTCAGTGCGAAGTAACAGCTTGCTGTTGGTTGGCAGAAGTAGCCTATCTACTTTGGCACATTGTTCCAGCGAGTCTGGCTTGTATTTCGTTTCTGTGGCAAGGGCCGCTGGGAAAGATGACTGTGCCATGTGATTCTTTGGCCCACCAGGGATTTCTTTCGGCGTGCTTGACTTTCGGCTGCAGACGTGCTGGGCTACGCCCGACGCGCCGGCCAGGTGGTGGGCGTGACCAAACAATGATAAACTGCTTCAGCATTGTTGATATTTTTTGACAAATAGATTCATTACATGCACAATAGGAAGAGGCGTCATGCATTTTCAACGGCTGGCAGACCACACGCCAGCAATATCGTCCAGTCTCGTCAACGAAAACTCACCTACAACTCGTCATATTTTAGTCATCCAAGAGCCACGTTTAGCTCGTCATCGTCATGGGAAAAAGGGCGTTAACAAATCATTTCGTCAACGTTGACGAAAACACGTTACTAACAGGTTTTCACTCTGCTCATTTCTGCACACTAACAGGACTAGAATATGACGAAAAAATGCAGTAGTTGATGTGCACACAACTATAACTAGCTAGTGGTGAACCAATCCGTGTCAACTAGGAGAATTTCACATTTACTATAGTACTGGTAGCAGTGTTGTCAGTTTGTCCATTGTCACATCATGTCCTACTAGGTAATATGACAGTTGTGCACTGAGTGAGGACTACTAAACTAGCCCATGGACCTCCATCTGGACATCAAGGATTTCAAAGTCGTCCTTCAACAGCTTTCTGAGCATTTAATGCGATACACAATTACTAATTTGTTCTACTAGTGTGCCAAATTGTCATAAAAAAACTGATGTATGACGCTTAAGCTTGATATCATAAATTCTCAAACTGCAATTCACAACttgtaaaaatgacacaaaccaGGGAGTTAAAAGCTTTAGTTGCAATTAAGTATTTGAATAACAATGTGGAACATATAGTGTATTCATATATTGCACCAAAGTGAGTCCTAAAATTAAAAGGCTGTTCTAACACCCTTATTTTATGTGCTCCTTTTAATGTTTTAGAGGTGTATTCAGTATTCTATTCTTACCTCCAACAGCAAACCCTATGACGGAAATAGTCAATCTCCAAAtcaaagcgaaaaaaaaaaaaagaattggctGGCCTCTATAGTTTTGGTCACTTTCAATGGGGATCATTTGGATGAATTTCTGAGAAGTCTAATCATGCATGAGTAtgaaaatggccaacttccCTTGCAATTTTGAACATGGGTCcttgggagatttttttttgcgtcctcTTATGATAAACATCTCCACCCAATTTCACATCAGTCAGTCAAACTGGCGTCAAAGAttgattcacccccccccccccccccccccactgtcaAGAAAGCCCTGCTTTGTGTGTTCGGAACGGAACTCTTCATAGACATTTTCATGGGgctaaaaagttttttttgggcaTGGTGAGGCCCCCCCAATggcaataataagaaaaaatggTGATTGCAAGAGGGCTTTTGCACCACCCAGTGCTCAGGCCTTAAATTATCCAAACCGCTTGcggtatcctcacaagggtcaccttggtactttgttgtacagtttgtttgcttttcatctttttaatacaatttttttttagctttgcaCATTACAGTGAACCCATGCTATTCGTTGGGGCTAGGAGCTGAGGCATATCAGCAAAAATCTGCAAGTAACTGATGCCCCACCCAAAAGATTTAGAATATACTTTACTGCCCAGAGATGCcaaaagatggtggcaaaggacTGTTGTTGTCTAAATAGTGCTCTTCAACTCACATTATCACAGAGATGCCACCAAATGGCAGGAAAACAATACTGTTACTCATTTTTCATGCAGTTCTTCAGTGAACAAGATAGTACTGTATAGGTTAAAACAAATTGACCAAATAGACCAATTTGCAAATGCCAAAAGGCAAATATGTGGGATTTCACTGCGTTATCCTTTTCTTAACAGGATTACATTGACACCGAAAACCTGTTTCAACATCTTGCAGCCAAATGTGCAGACTCATCTATCCCCAGTGTGGCGAGACAATGGTTAGCGGCTCCCAGTTGTAGCCGTTAATAATAGGCCAGGGATTAAAGTATGGGTATACTGGCTCGTCGAATTTGGCATCGTAGAAGGTAAACAGGTGGCTCATGTCTCCTGCGTCATAAAAGGCCACTTCACCGCGGTCGTAGTCCAGATAGATGCCCACCTGCCTTGGGGGCTTGGATGGATATAACAAGCTATCCTGCTCCGTGTCCGTGCATGCTTCGTACTCGCTGGTGCCATCTCCGTTGTCCCTCAGCACCAGGGTCCAGAAACCGTCCTCTGGGCAGAGGTTGATCTCATCCTTCCTGTTGACGGAAGCTCGGGCCACACCGAGACCCCATGCCGTCTTGGAGCCCACCTCCACCTCCCAGTAGTGTCTACCAGAGGAAAAGGCCTCTGAGCCAAGGACGATGTTGTAGCGAGTGAAGCGTTCTGGGTTGTTGGGCAGGTTGGGCTGAATTTTACCCACTCGGACACTGGTGCGACATAAGGAGACCCACAGGCAGGGGTAGGCCGTGTGCGGGTCCAATGACACTGCGGTCACAGCTACAAATATGAGGGAAATACATTCACACTTGCATCAAAATACTTGGAtgggctctgtgtgtgtgtgtgtctgtgtgcatttgTACCAGGCTGAAAAACTGCACTCATTTTCCTCCAGGTTCTGTACTGCAAAGGTCCCACAAAGTCTCCTGACTGTAGATCCACACTCACCTCTGGGGGGCGCTCAAACATGCTCTCAGCCCTGGAAAGGCAGAAAGAATGACTCGGTATTCCAATGGCTGATGAAAGTCGGATTAAAAATGTTATAGCATGTCATCaatcataaaacacaaacatgacacTTCATTACAGCGATTGTACTCACCCGCCAATAAAATCTTTAATCccctaaaataaaagaaaaccaaaagagGTAGGTTACATCACTTCCTTTGTACTCGGATGATGCATCAAATCCACTCACGTCAATATTCTGACATCGCTAAACATTTCCGCTGTCTCACCTTGAGTTGTTCAGGGTTTTCTTCCTCCATTAGTTTGAGGCGGAGCTGGTTGGCGGTGCTTTCCAGCTGACTGATTTGCTGCGTGGCCTCTGTGAGTGCCCCCTCCAGCTCGGCGAGTTTCTCCTCCTTTTGCTTCTGCAGTTTCTGCTTGATgcgatcctcctcctcctgaagGAACTCTCTCAAGTGGCCAAACTCTTCACTGATCATCTCCTCCAGATCCCCTGCTCGCTCCTGAGCGGAAAGAGGTCACACATCCAAAACTTAATCACAAAAAAAGCCACCCTTGtcaggataaagtggttcaggtaGTGGATGGAAGACAGTTACTcaagtaaaagaaaaagaaaaacagtctaCAGAGTTAATTCTTGGATGATTACCGCGCCGAAGTCTCGCGAGACTTCATGATGGCGTTCAGGGCAGCAGTTTAAACTCCAAAGTTTTCTGCAATTTAAGTGGCACATCCAAAGTATTGGGAATTGTTCGCCCTTATGTCATATGACTTTAGAGCAGCATTTCCCAACGTTTTGTGAGCCAAGGCATGTAGTTTACATGAGAAGAATCTCACAGCACACCAATAAACAACAATGTCACAAAAGGTATTTATTCTGGAAACGTGATAATCTTGTCTCAATTTCCTCTCAAACTGACCTACTTTGTGAAATCTGGACCAGTTTAGTTGAATACAAAGCTGGTTCTTGCAAGAACTCACAACTTATTCAGTagaatgaatggcaacaggtttaTTGTACTGCCATCTAATGCAAGGgcatttaattgttcagccCAAAGGCCATTGACATTGATACATGAACAATGATAAATTGTTTGAGGAAATCATTTGAGACCAAtcaagtgaaattggataatcGGGAATAGCATTGAATCACTAGTTTGAACGTTCCTCTTGATTTCCCAATGCGGTATATCGCAGTGCTTTCATACACAAAATGCTGCAGTTGCGAGATGTCCTGTATTGGAAACACATGACACcaaatcagtaaaaaaaaaaaaaaaactgcaaaaagaaacacacagacAGGAAGAGGAGAAGTTGGCAAACTTCCCCTTTGTGTTGTTTACTCACATCCTTTCGCATACAGAAATAGAAGTGAAAATGTGAGAATGTCCATTAAAGATGGGTCAAACAGCAGGGGGGCAATTAGGTTGAAGCTATTATAATTCTTCTGAAATGTTGGAGCTTTGAACAAAGATAGTGCATGTCGACTTATCTGATACTTTTCTGTCAACATGTTACGTGTGCTCCTATCTCTGtttaacacatgcacacacacataccacaTCTCTATTTTCAACGACGGAGGAAAAAGCAGCCCAGACTAACTAAAGTCAGTGTGGCATATGCAATTCTAAATCGGTCCTTTTGGCTTCTGTGTGTATGAGTGCGAGAAAGACAAACATGACTTGACATGTTTTTGTATCACCTCCAATGTGTGAAATGTGAACTtccatttgcattttgcaagGGCGTTCTTGTTCCAAATATTACAGCGTTTTGTAATGGCAAGGTTTTTAATGTTGTGCAATGAAGAGTGAGCTGTTCATTCGCGTCTATAATTAATAGAGGTGGATATGGCTTACTTTTATGAAAGGTGGACAAGGATGGATGTCATTGTCCAAAAACTCATACCTTAATGAGAAggattttttcatttgtgtgtttttggaaaagTGAGGCATCCTCCGACTGCTGCTGAACTCTCTCCACAGCCTGAGACAGTTTATCCTGTAGGGAAGAAGAaccacatttaaaatactgcagAAGGAAACTGGATTAAAGGATGAGCTCCTCCAGCCCCTATACCTTTTTCTCACTGAACAACACTCATCCTGAATGGCACTCATGTGACACATGTCTGACCCAGAAactcaaacaaaacaaccatttcagctccagttaaaaaaaaataaatctatcaGAGTGGTCCAATAGGAGGAGTTACTAAACCTCACACTGGCCTGCTGAATTCCTGTAAGACACTCAAGTGGCTGGAGCCCGCTAACTGGCTCATCTGCTTTTGGAAAAGGATTCAAACCATTCCACGGTTTATGAAAGTCCTGTTTGTCAAGGCCAAAAGAGGCATGTGAATGTATTTACAAAGTAGGGCAGGTTTTCAATCAGTGAAGAATATGGCACACCCactctttttatttcttaattttttccTAATTTCTAAGTAGTATTTGTTcagtattttatacatttttttctccagagaACGGGACTATACAATGCCACTAAATGAAAAACGTTTGTATAttctgtatgcatgtatgtgtatagatactgtacatgtatgtacagtacatactgcAGAGATAAGAGTGTAAGCAATGCATAAATCAGTGTTGTCACACTTATTTTTGTCGCGGGTCACTTTGGGGTTAtgtcttccctcagagggccgttacagcagtgaaaataaataaatgtttatatattattacttgtacgtgacaaattgatggataacaagTTCTGAAATCAGTCAAATCAACTACAATAGTTATATTAATtattgtttgagtgagtgtaAACGGGAACAAAATTttggcaaaatctcaacgttatttattacacatgacaatttgacatttcgtgACAGATTTGAGCAAGGACCAAGGAAGTTGACacaaatgatttgctttcgcgggccacataaaatgatgtggtgggccggatctggcccctgaGCCTCGAGTTTGCCACAGATGGCCATCGATCATCACTGTTTGAAGCCTTCtatgtccaaatatggtcaatttcacattttttttacaaaacagtaCGATTGGTTTGTCCCCATGTTGTCTGTTATTTTTATGCACTAAGAGCCAATTTAAACTGTTGGAAATACCTTTTCTGCCtccaccagccaatcacagcgttATTGAAAAATAGGTTGGCGTCTCTGCGATGAATACTGTGCGGCAAGTGATGAGGGCCATATTACAAGCCATTTGAACCGTTCCATAAAATTTCCATGGGAGCCACAAACCTAATTTAAAATGAAGAGACatattcttttcctttttcttgtaAATTCTATAGCAGAAAATTGTTGAACCGGGTCAAAGAGATATGTCAGCACATCCGCCATATTGTATGTGGCTCTAATATTAGCCATAAATATGGCAAATACGGTAAAATTTAGCGAGAATGACACTGTCCAATCAAAAGCAATAATTTGGTATTAATCCACTGAGTTCTTGCTTGATGACACACCTCCAAGGAGCAAGGGGGGGGGAGGCATCTTCACAACTTGCTTTACTTTGCCTCAGTGCGAGGCTGCTTGGTGCGCTGGTACGCCCAGACAGGCGCAACATGGTCCCAAACACAGCAAACTATACTATAACACAAAAATTAAGGCTGTTTTTAAACTGAGAGCGCAGGCGACACTTGACCAAAGTCGGGCCGAAATTGTCTGGTGTTCCCCAAACGTTTTTCATAAATTATGTACAGCAATGATTCTCAGTTTGGTACAAGTAGTGGCACGTGGCCTCTCTCTTGTGGCATGTGAGGGAATCACTGAATTCAATCCATGCATGCATTATCCGAACTGCTTCTCCtcaagggtcgcaggcatgctggagtttATA
This window of the Hippocampus zosterae strain Florida chromosome 1, ASM2543408v3, whole genome shotgun sequence genome carries:
- the LOC127603828 gene encoding nuclear factor 7, brain-like, whose amino-acid sequence is MAEPGAFEELQSELTCPVCLEIFRDPVILECGHHFCQVCIVQCWEAKADEQTTCPKCRKTCARKLRPNSLLCNVVDSVRRAQAMDPAAATAAGGAGAPTPPGWEPEGPPDELEEREPGSSMSSVASSVGHWPRLFGIDMCEEHEEKLKLYCEDDQLPICLVCGMSRDHKTHNVIPINEAFENYKDKLSQAVERVQQQSEDASLFQKHTNEKILLIKERAGDLEEMISEEFGHLREFLQEEEDRIKQKLQKQKEEKLAELEGALTEATQQISQLESTANQLRLKLMEEENPEQLKGIKDFIGGAESMFERPPEVSVDLQSGDFVGPLQYRTWRKMSAVFQPAVTAVSLDPHTAYPCLWVSLCRTSVRVGKIQPNLPNNPERFTRYNIVLGSEAFSSGRHYWEVEVGSKTAWGLGVARASVNRKDEINLCPEDGFWTLVLRDNGDGTSEYEACTDTEQDSLLYPSKPPRQVGIYLDYDRGEVAFYDAGDMSHLFTFYDAKFDEPVYPYFNPWPIINGYNWEPLTIVSPHWG